AGGTAGCCGTTATAGGGTTACCCGTTAAGAAAGCCCTTTTCAAGAACGGCGAAAACCCGCTGGGAGAACTGATTAAAGTGAACGGCGTTCTTTTTCAGGTAGTGGGTGTTTTTACCGATCAGTATGAGCGCGATGAGCAACGTATCTACCTGCCCATTTCCACCACACAGATGATTTTCGGAGGAGGAAACCGCATTCATAATCTTACACTTACCACTGACCTTTCGCCAAAAGAAAGCGAGCAACTGGAAAAGAATCTCAGGGAAAAGCTGGCCCAGCGACACCGGTTTGATAAAGATGATATGGGCGCCCTGTACATAGGAAACCGGCTCAAAGAATACAAGCAATTTCAGAATCTCTTTCTGGGGATAAAAATCTTTGTCGGTATTATTGGCCTGTTCACCATCATTGCCGGCATTGTGGGGGTTAGCAATATTATGATCATAGTGGTAAATGAGCGCACAAAAGAAATAGGCATACGAAAAGCCATAGGAGCAACACCCTGGTCAGTAATTCTGATGATTGTGCTGGAATCGGTTGTAATAACTGCAATGGCAGGCTATATCGGACTGGTAGCCGGAATCGGCCTTCTGGAGCTGATTTCGGCCAATATGCCGGCTACTGAATTTTTCAGAAATCCGGAGGTGGATTTTTCTGTTGGCGTCAGCGCCACGCTGATTCTTGTCCTGGCCGGAGTCATTGCCGGATTCTTTCCGGCTCTTCGTGCCGCCCGCATTAAACCAGTACTTGCACTGAAAGACGAATAAAAACATTCCCGGTATGTTTGACAGAGACAAATGGCACGAAATATACAGTTCGCTGAAAGCAAATAAACTCCGCACCTTCTTTACTGCTTTCGGGGTTTTCTGGGGCATTTTTATGCTCATCATAATGATGGGCTCGGGCAACGGACTCCAGCATGCAGTATTCGACGGATTCGCTGATTTTGCGACCAACAGCGCCTTCGTTTTCACCCGGCAGACAACCATTCCGTACAAAGGATTTCCCCGCGGCCGTTACTGGAACATGCACAACTCCGATATGCAGGCGCTTCT
This DNA window, taken from Bacteroidales bacterium, encodes the following:
- a CDS encoding ABC transporter permease, whose translation is MGLFDFDNWQEIISTIKKNKLRTFLTGFSVAWGIFMLMILLGSGNGLQNGIEYQFKSDATNTLWLWNGTTTKPYKGMQAGRQINFTNEDYDFVKNMVPGVKEISARYFLWQNRIVSYKKEYGSFDLLCVHPDMQVIENPTLTEGRFLNEIDIQKNRKVAVIGLPVKKALFKNGENPLGELIKVNGVLFQVVGVFTDQYERDEQRIYLPISTTQMIFGGGNRIHNLTLTTDLSPKESEQLEKNLREKLAQRHRFDKDDMGALYIGNRLKEYKQFQNLFLGIKIFVGIIGLFTIIAGIVGVSNIMIIVVNERTKEIGIRKAIGATPWSVILMIVLESVVITAMAGYIGLVAGIGLLELISANMPATEFFRNPEVDFSVGVSATLILVLAGVIAGFFPALRAARIKPVLALKDE